A section of the Phaseolus vulgaris cultivar G19833 chromosome 8, P. vulgaris v2.0, whole genome shotgun sequence genome encodes:
- the LOC137827011 gene encoding transcription factor JUNGBRUNNEN 1-like, with product MDVPKLHNTDDEDKKEDEVVLPGFRFHPTDEELVGFYLRRKVEKKPLRIELIKQIDIYKYDPWDLPKASSVGEKEWYFFCIRGRKYRNSIRPNRVTGSGFWKATGIDKPIYCVKEPHECIGLKKSLVYYRGSAGKGTKTDWMMHEFRLPPNGKSTNTPQPNHIQEAEVWTLCRILKRVPSYKKYTPNLKDSATNSSSSKTCSLESDNSKPYLTFTDSPSSLLLQQNEIKKPVFGHGHLPHPPTSFSYSTFWNHHQNLEFAHENWDDLTSVVQFAVDPTRVSHHCKDSNKF from the exons ATGGATGTGCCCAAGTTACACAACACTGATGATGAGGACAAGAAAGAAGATGAAGTTGTGCTTCCAGGGTTTAGATTCCACCCAACAGATGAAGAGCTTGTGGGGTTTTATCTCAGGCGAAAGGTGGAGAAAAAGCCTCTCAGAATTGAACTCATCAAACAGATTGACATCTACAAATATGATCCATGGGATCTTCCAA AAGCAAGTTCTGTGGGGGAGAAGGAATGGTACTTCTTCTGCATAAGAGGGAGAAAGTACAGGAACAGCATAAGGCCTAATAGAGTAACAGGATCTGGATTTTGGAAAGCCACAGGGATTGATAAACCTATATACTGTGTTAAAGAACCTCATGAATGCATTGGTCTGAAGAAATCATTGGTGTATTACCGTGGAAGTGCTGGAAAAGGCACCAAAACTGATTGGATGATGCATGAGTTTCGTCTCCCACCCAATGGAAAATCTACCAATACTCCACAACCTAATCACATTCAAGAAGCT GAAGTGTGGACGCTGTGTCGAATATTGAAACGAGTCCCATCATACAAGAAGTATACACCAAATTTGAAAGACTCAGCCACAAACTCTTCAAGTTCCAAAACATGCAGTTTAGAATCTGACAACAGCAAGCCATACTTGACTTTCACAGACTCACCATCATCACTGCTCCTTCAACAGAATGAAATTAAGAAACCAGTTTTTGGACATGGTCATCTACCTCACCCTCCAACATCCTTCTCTTACTCAACTTTTTGGAATCATCATCAGAATCTGGAATTTGCTCATGAGAATTGGGATGATCTTACATCTGTGGTTCAGTTTGCTGTTGATCCAACCAGAGTTTCTCATCATTGTAAAGACTCTAATAAATTTTGa